Proteins co-encoded in one Gehongia tenuis genomic window:
- the hslU gene encoding ATP-dependent protease ATPase subunit HslU: MLTPKQIVDELGRYIVGQDEAKRAVAIALRNRYRRSRLPKDVQEEITPKNIIMMGPTGVGKTEIARRLAKLVEAPFVKVEATKFTEVGYVGRDVESMVRDLMEASMRLVKEKKMKEVEAQAAANAEERLVRILVPGKHKDKKSTPFDFLMGREDEEQPKLEDKESSEIQQRRQGVRQALRAGTLDNSVLEMEVEENGPTLELMPGMGEGVNLQDMFGGMLPKKKKKRKMKLKEARQYLEQEEAQKLIDMDEVTEIAREKAENEGILFIDEIDKIAGRNGSSGPDVSREGVQRDILPIVEGSTVVTKYGPVKTDYILFIAAGAFHVSKVSDLIPELQGRFPITVSLENLTAEDFRRILTQPENAVTKQYEQLLATDNVKLTFTEDAISAIAENAFWMNKNSENIGARRLHTVVELLLEDISFNATGDHPLVEVVVDKKYVEDHMASVMSEQDVSRYIL; this comes from the coding sequence ATGTTGACGCCAAAACAAATTGTGGATGAACTGGGCCGCTACATCGTGGGCCAGGACGAGGCCAAGCGGGCGGTAGCCATTGCGCTTAGGAACCGGTACAGAAGAAGCCGGCTCCCGAAGGATGTCCAGGAGGAGATCACGCCGAAAAATATCATCATGATGGGCCCCACCGGTGTGGGCAAGACGGAGATCGCAAGACGGCTGGCAAAGCTGGTGGAGGCTCCCTTTGTCAAGGTGGAGGCCACCAAGTTCACCGAGGTGGGCTATGTGGGCCGGGACGTGGAGTCCATGGTCCGGGATCTTATGGAGGCCTCGATGCGGCTGGTCAAGGAAAAGAAGATGAAGGAAGTGGAAGCCCAGGCCGCGGCCAATGCCGAAGAACGGCTGGTCCGCATTCTGGTTCCGGGCAAGCATAAGGATAAAAAATCCACGCCCTTTGACTTTTTAATGGGCCGGGAGGATGAAGAACAGCCCAAGCTGGAGGATAAGGAAAGCAGTGAGATCCAGCAGCGCCGCCAAGGCGTGCGCCAGGCTCTCCGGGCGGGCACCCTGGACAACTCCGTGCTGGAGATGGAGGTGGAGGAGAACGGTCCCACCCTGGAGCTCATGCCCGGCATGGGTGAGGGCGTCAATCTCCAGGATATGTTTGGCGGCATGCTCCCCAAAAAGAAGAAGAAGCGCAAGATGAAGCTGAAGGAAGCCCGTCAGTACCTGGAGCAGGAGGAGGCTCAAAAGCTTATCGACATGGACGAGGTGACCGAGATTGCCCGGGAGAAGGCGGAAAACGAGGGCATCCTGTTTATCGACGAAATCGATAAGATCGCGGGACGAAACGGAAGCTCCGGTCCGGACGTGTCCCGGGAAGGGGTGCAGCGGGATATTCTGCCCATCGTGGAGGGTTCCACGGTGGTCACAAAATACGGACCGGTAAAAACAGATTACATCCTGTTTATTGCGGCGGGTGCATTCCATGTCTCCAAGGTTTCCGATCTCATTCCCGAGCTGCAGGGCCGCTTCCCTATCACTGTATCGCTGGAGAATCTTACCGCCGAGGATTTCAGGCGCATCCTCACCCAGCCGGAAAACGCGGTGACCAAGCAGTACGAGCAGCTTCTTGCCACCGACAACGTGAAATTGACCTTCACCGAGGACGCCATTTCGGCCATTGCGGAGAACGCCTTTTGGATGAACAAAAACAGTGAGAACATTGGCGCCCGGCGGCTTCACACCGTGGTGGAGCTCCTGCTGGAGGACATCTCCTTTAACGCGACCGGCGATCATCCGCTGGTGGAAGTGGTGGTGGACAAGAAGTATGTGGAGGACCATATGGCCTCCGTCATGTCCGAACAGGATGTGAGCCGCTATATCCTGTAA
- a CDS encoding sugar phosphate nucleotidyltransferase yields MKAVIMAGGEGSRLRPLTCGLPKPLVPILGKPVMAYGLQLLKHYGVVNIGATLCFLPQKIEQEFGDGEEYGVKLSYFREDKPLGTAGSIKNAEGFLDEPFIVLSGDALTDIDLGAVMDFHREKGALVTLVTVRRERPLEYGVIVSDENGRVRRYLEKPHWGQVFSDQVNTGIYVMEREVLEFIPQDQKFDFSNDLFPLLLERGLPFYAYPAKGYWCDIGNVQQYMQAQRDFLKGEVFLKMPIAAKEDGFYIHPSAAVHPEAELSAPCFIGRGTVVEGGAKIGAYTVLGEGCLVAGGARVERSVAWDGVCFGEESRAEGAALCAGVRVGEGAHVEQGSVLGENVRVERGARVRPSAMIWPEKLIEAESEARGSLIWGQNSRGLFQNECIALKRDDYLSPAFLAALGEAAGAFYGGGVVGVSALGSAVVDVARQAFVAGLQSQGVRVMDLLCEPGEVLGHAVREFNWQGGVFLFERAGQVYVRMLDTLGQALSPAQERKVENLWQRGEYPVKTGEIVPVETHRNGADRYLEDMLKSLPHGNFSKDFKVWISCEHEVLEKYATQCLRALGCTVRIRPMSDDGAPMERCDLGFIWKVYGSAWLDGKGRRVSADTVQGLLLDAWCEEHPGETAVLAPDMPHGLSEIVRRHGGEAVRCKSGQSERRRAVFRAVTREKAAWSQVNLLEDPLMATLWLLAAMDRRRISLEGLAAELPTLCRCEREIQCPVGAKGRVMRSLLDQNRDSLEEEQIEGVRLRTDRGWAWVQPDRVRPVFHVYGEAADMEAAEELTDFYVRQIDGMLQ; encoded by the coding sequence ATGAAAGCGGTTATTATGGCGGGCGGCGAGGGTTCGAGGCTTCGGCCGCTGACCTGCGGTCTGCCCAAGCCCCTGGTGCCCATCCTGGGTAAACCGGTGATGGCCTACGGGTTGCAGCTGCTAAAGCATTATGGGGTTGTGAATATAGGCGCAACCCTTTGTTTTTTACCCCAAAAAATTGAGCAGGAATTCGGTGACGGAGAGGAATACGGCGTGAAGCTCTCCTACTTCCGGGAGGACAAACCTCTTGGCACCGCGGGCAGCATAAAAAATGCCGAAGGTTTTTTGGATGAACCCTTCATCGTTTTGAGCGGCGATGCGCTGACGGACATCGATCTTGGCGCGGTGATGGATTTTCACCGGGAGAAGGGCGCGCTGGTGACATTGGTCACCGTCCGGCGGGAACGGCCCCTCGAATACGGCGTGATCGTATCGGATGAGAACGGCCGGGTGCGGCGCTACCTGGAAAAACCCCATTGGGGGCAGGTCTTCAGCGATCAGGTGAACACCGGCATCTATGTGATGGAGCGGGAAGTGCTGGAGTTCATCCCGCAGGACCAGAAATTTGATTTCAGCAACGATCTGTTTCCTTTGCTTCTCGAGCGGGGCCTGCCCTTCTATGCCTATCCGGCCAAGGGGTACTGGTGCGATATCGGCAATGTCCAGCAGTATATGCAGGCCCAGCGGGATTTTCTCAAAGGCGAGGTGTTTTTGAAAATGCCCATTGCCGCAAAGGAGGATGGCTTCTATATTCATCCCAGCGCCGCCGTTCATCCCGAGGCTGAACTTTCGGCGCCCTGTTTCATCGGTAGGGGCACGGTGGTGGAAGGCGGCGCGAAGATTGGCGCCTATACGGTGCTGGGGGAGGGCTGTCTTGTGGCGGGCGGCGCCAGGGTGGAACGGTCTGTCGCCTGGGACGGCGTTTGCTTCGGGGAAGAGAGCCGTGCCGAGGGCGCCGCGCTTTGCGCCGGTGTGCGCGTGGGTGAAGGGGCCCATGTGGAACAGGGCAGTGTCCTTGGAGAGAATGTACGGGTGGAGCGGGGTGCCCGGGTGCGGCCCTCAGCCATGATATGGCCGGAGAAACTCATTGAGGCGGAATCGGAAGCCCGGGGCAGTCTCATTTGGGGACAGAACAGCCGCGGACTTTTCCAAAACGAATGCATCGCCCTGAAGCGGGACGACTATCTTTCCCCGGCCTTTCTGGCCGCGCTGGGGGAAGCGGCGGGAGCCTTCTACGGCGGGGGTGTGGTGGGCGTGTCCGCCCTTGGCTCTGCGGTGGTGGATGTGGCCCGGCAGGCTTTTGTTGCCGGCCTGCAGTCCCAGGGCGTCCGGGTGATGGATCTTTTATGCGAACCGGGCGAGGTTCTGGGCCACGCCGTTCGGGAATTCAACTGGCAGGGCGGCGTCTTCCTATTTGAGCGGGCGGGCCAGGTCTATGTGCGCATGTTGGACACTTTGGGCCAGGCGCTCTCACCGGCCCAGGAGCGGAAGGTGGAAAACTTGTGGCAGCGGGGCGAATATCCGGTTAAGACCGGTGAAATCGTGCCGGTGGAGACCCATCGCAACGGTGCGGACCGCTATTTGGAGGACATGTTGAAGAGCCTTCCTCACGGGAATTTTTCAAAGGACTTCAAGGTTTGGATCAGCTGCGAGCACGAGGTCCTGGAGAAGTATGCGACCCAGTGTCTTCGAGCCCTCGGCTGTACGGTGCGGATCCGACCCATGAGCGATGATGGCGCGCCCATGGAGCGCTGTGACCTGGGCTTTATCTGGAAGGTCTATGGTAGCGCGTGGCTAGACGGCAAGGGCCGACGGGTTTCGGCGGACACAGTGCAGGGACTGCTTCTTGATGCCTGGTGTGAGGAGCACCCCGGTGAAACAGCGGTTCTGGCTCCAGACATGCCCCATGGATTGTCAGAAATTGTACGGCGTCATGGCGGTGAAGCAGTGCGCTGCAAAAGCGGTCAGTCGGAGCGGAGGCGGGCCGTGTTTCGAGCGGTAACACGGGAGAAGGCCGCCTGGAGTCAGGTCAATCTTTTGGAGGATCCGTTGATGGCCACCTTGTGGCTTCTCGCCGCTATGGACCGGCGCCGGATAAGCCTGGAGGGGTTGGCGGCGGAGCTGCCGACACTGTGCAGGTGTGAGCGGGAGATTCAGTGCCCCGTGGGCGCTAAGGGCCGAGTGATGCGCTCCCTCCTCGATCAAAACCGGGATTCTTTGGAGGAGGAGCAGATCGAGGGCGTGCGCCTGAGAACTGATCGGGGCTGGGCGTGGGTCCAGCCGGACCGAGTCCGGCCGGTGTTTCACGTCTATGGAGAGGCCGCGGATATGGAGGCCGCTGAGGAACTCACTGACTTCTATGTCCGGCAGATTGACGGGATGCTCCAATGA
- a CDS encoding DegV family protein has protein sequence MRDYVILSDSNSEMPLAFQQEHQIPYMRMPYTLNDKEYAYDLGENKDNVTEFYSAIRAGAMPTTAQRNPADFVEFFRPHLEAGKDLLYISFSSGMSGNLNSGRLAAEILHEEFPDQRIEMVDTLSISLGEALLVYYAVMKKESGASLDEVKNWVADNALRMNHWFTVQDLNHLKRGGRIKSSAAFMGTLMDIKPILTVDRAGVCVPEEKVKGRKRSLRTLISRVESLIEAPEEQVIGIAHGDCLEDALFVKEKIMQSIPVKDVWVNLVGPVIGTHAGPDVLGVLFLGKERKF, from the coding sequence TTGAGAGACTATGTGATCCTATCCGATTCCAATTCCGAAATGCCATTGGCTTTTCAACAGGAGCATCAAATCCCCTACATGCGTATGCCCTACACCCTGAACGACAAGGAGTATGCCTATGATCTTGGCGAGAACAAGGATAACGTGACCGAATTCTACAGCGCCATCCGGGCTGGCGCCATGCCCACGACCGCTCAGCGCAATCCCGCCGACTTTGTCGAATTCTTTCGGCCGCACCTGGAGGCGGGCAAGGACTTATTGTACATTTCATTCTCTTCGGGCATGAGCGGCAACCTCAACAGCGGCAGGCTGGCGGCGGAGATTCTACATGAGGAATTCCCCGATCAGCGAATTGAGATGGTGGACACGCTGAGCATATCCCTGGGTGAAGCGCTTCTTGTTTATTATGCGGTGATGAAAAAGGAAAGCGGCGCTTCCTTGGATGAAGTAAAAAACTGGGTGGCGGATAACGCCCTTCGGATGAACCACTGGTTCACGGTGCAGGACCTCAACCATCTAAAGCGGGGCGGGCGCATCAAGTCCAGTGCTGCATTCATGGGCACACTCATGGATATCAAACCTATTTTGACCGTGGATCGAGCCGGTGTGTGTGTGCCGGAGGAGAAGGTGAAGGGAAGAAAGCGTTCTTTGCGCACCCTCATCTCCCGGGTGGAATCGCTCATCGAGGCGCCGGAGGAGCAGGTCATCGGCATCGCTCATGGCGACTGTCTGGAGGATGCCCTCTTTGTGAAGGAAAAGATTATGCAGTCCATTCCTGTTAAGGACGTATGGGTCAATCTGGTGGGACCGGTGATCGGCACCCATGCAGGTCCCGATGTTCTGGGCGTGCTGTTCCTAGGCAAGGAACGCAAGTTTTAA
- a CDS encoding 5-deoxy-glucuronate isomerase: MIIQGDSSPFPFGYTSIVKMNDDKTRKAGMNFGILVLKKGEVMNGSGEKSGKKERVCVLLSGEACFSWRDQSVNVGRTSIWTQKPWCLHVPSGESMSIRALSDRAEVAVLTAFNDRVFEPHFYGGGEVKSEERGKGILNDTSERIVRTIFDYKSAPHSNLVIGETITFPGRWSSYPPHSHMQPEIYHYRFTPDNGFGLAAVGEKAYKVYNNDTLVITDNMTHPQAAAPGYAMYYLWAIRHLPQEPYLEPKDDPSHTWMLEKDAKIWPNR; encoded by the coding sequence ATGATCATTCAAGGAGATAGCAGTCCTTTCCCCTTTGGGTACACGTCCATCGTCAAGATGAACGACGATAAGACCCGAAAAGCCGGTATGAATTTTGGCATTCTGGTGCTGAAAAAGGGCGAGGTCATGAACGGCAGCGGGGAAAAGTCGGGGAAGAAGGAGCGGGTGTGCGTGCTTCTTTCCGGAGAAGCCTGCTTTAGCTGGCGGGATCAGTCGGTGAACGTGGGCCGCACTTCCATCTGGACTCAAAAGCCCTGGTGTCTGCACGTTCCCAGCGGAGAATCCATGTCTATCCGCGCTCTGTCTGATCGTGCGGAAGTGGCTGTTTTGACCGCCTTCAACGATCGGGTTTTTGAACCTCATTTCTACGGCGGCGGCGAGGTAAAAAGCGAAGAACGGGGCAAGGGTATTTTGAACGATACCTCCGAACGTATCGTGCGCACCATTTTTGATTATAAGAGTGCGCCCCATTCCAATCTGGTTATCGGCGAGACCATAACCTTCCCCGGCAGGTGGTCCAGCTATCCGCCTCACAGCCATATGCAGCCGGAGATCTATCATTACCGCTTCACGCCGGACAATGGCTTTGGTCTTGCAGCGGTGGGGGAAAAGGCCTACAAGGTCTATAACAACGATACCCTGGTGATTACCGATAACATGACCCATCCCCAGGCCGCGGCGCCGGGATATGCCATGTACTATCTTTGGGCGATCCGTCACCTGCCCCAGGAACCCTATCTGGAGCCCAAGGACGACCCCAGTCATACCTGGATGCTGGAAAAGGATGCGAAGATTTGGCCCAACCGTTGA
- a CDS encoding metal-dependent transcriptional regulator, whose product MKIQESAENYLEAILMLGQQNGQVRSIDIAAHLGFSKPSISNAMKRFRENGYITMDDTGYITLTPSGLEIAERIYERHQLLTRYLTALGVDPETAREDACRIEHVISQESFEKIKAHAQTKQ is encoded by the coding sequence ATGAAAATTCAGGAATCCGCAGAAAACTATTTGGAAGCCATCTTGATGCTCGGCCAGCAGAACGGCCAGGTGCGCTCCATTGATATCGCCGCCCATCTGGGGTTTTCCAAGCCCAGTATCAGCAACGCCATGAAACGCTTCCGGGAGAACGGCTATATCACTATGGATGATACCGGATACATCACGCTCACCCCGTCGGGGCTCGAGATTGCCGAACGCATCTATGAGCGTCATCAGCTGCTCACACGCTATCTCACGGCGCTCGGCGTTGATCCGGAAACCGCACGGGAGGACGCGTGCCGGATTGAGCATGTGATCAGCCAGGAAAGCTTCGAAAAGATCAAAGCCCATGCCCAAACCAAGCAATGA
- a CDS encoding FeoA family protein, giving the protein MMPLSMMQTGETNAIKKVGGKEKTRRFLEGLGFVVGSEVTVVSKLQGNVIVNVKDARIAISQEMANRIMV; this is encoded by the coding sequence GTGATGCCCTTATCCATGATGCAGACGGGCGAGACCAATGCCATCAAAAAGGTGGGTGGCAAGGAAAAGACGAGAAGATTCCTCGAAGGCTTGGGTTTTGTTGTCGGAAGCGAGGTTACGGTGGTTTCGAAGCTTCAGGGCAATGTGATCGTTAATGTGAAGGATGCGAGAATCGCGATCAGCCAGGAAATGGCAAACCGGATCATGGTATGA
- a CDS encoding FeoA family protein, with the protein MQTLKATPCGRTVTVVKLHGEGAVKRRIMDMGITRGCQVYVRKVAPLGDPIEINIRGYELSLRKADAEMVEVK; encoded by the coding sequence ATGCAGACTTTGAAAGCAACTCCCTGTGGCAGGACTGTTACGGTCGTGAAGCTGCATGGAGAGGGAGCTGTCAAACGCAGGATCATGGACATGGGAATCACCCGGGGCTGTCAGGTGTATGTGCGCAAGGTGGCGCCGCTGGGCGACCCCATCGAGATCAACATCCGCGGCTATGAGCTGAGCCTGAGAAAGGCCGACGCGGAAATGGTGGAAGTCAAATGA
- the feoB gene encoding ferrous iron transport protein B: MSIRIALAGNPNSGKTTMFNALTGSSQYVGNWPGVTVEKKEGKLKGHKDVTIMDLPGIYSLSPYTLEEVISRNYLVQEKPDVIIDIVDAANIERNLYLTTQLTELGIPVVVALNMMDIVDKRGDRIDLGRLSQLLGCEVVETSALKGKGLKQLTDKAIAAAKAGKPMVHKHSFEDAVEGALQKIAALVTDRVDGSQMRWYTVKLFERDEKVLEQLRLDDGLKSQIESIVSECEGVLDDDSESIITNERYNYISDVIGKCLKKKNKGNLTVSDKIDRIVTNRWLALPIFAAVMFLVYYLAVTTVGSMGTDWVNDELFTNIIPPAVENWLVSINCAEWLMSLILDGIIGGIGAVLGFLPQMLVLFLLLAILEDCGYMARVAFIMDRIFRKFGLSGKSFIPMLIGTGCGVPAVMASRTIENERDRRMTITTTTFIPCSAKLPIIAMISGALFGGAWWVAPSAYFVGIAAIIVSGIILKKTKRFAGDPAPFVMELPSYHVPGVKSVLIHMWDRAKSFVKKAGTIIFLACGLIWFLSSFNWSMEMVDTTESMLADIGNVVAPIFKPLGFGDWQSSVATITGLVAKENVVSTFGILYGFAEVAEDGMEFWANLQASFTPIAAYAFLVFNLLCAPCFAAIGAIKREMGSGKWTLFAVGYQTIFAYAIALCVNQLGLLFTGGGFTFWSVIAILVVAAMLVLLLRPYKEYTHEPAANQPLGGI; encoded by the coding sequence ATGTCAATCCGTATCGCCCTTGCCGGAAACCCCAATTCGGGCAAGACGACCATGTTTAATGCCCTGACCGGAAGCTCACAATACGTGGGAAACTGGCCGGGGGTAACGGTGGAGAAGAAGGAAGGCAAGCTGAAAGGGCATAAAGACGTCACCATCATGGATCTGCCCGGCATCTATTCCCTGTCTCCGTACACCCTCGAGGAAGTGATTTCAAGAAACTATCTGGTTCAGGAGAAGCCCGATGTGATCATCGACATCGTGGACGCCGCCAATATCGAGCGCAACCTGTATCTCACCACGCAGCTCACCGAGCTGGGCATTCCAGTAGTGGTCGCCCTCAACATGATGGATATCGTGGACAAGAGAGGCGACAGGATCGATCTTGGGCGGCTTTCACAGCTTCTTGGCTGCGAGGTGGTGGAAACCTCCGCGCTCAAGGGCAAAGGCCTCAAACAGCTTACCGACAAGGCCATTGCGGCGGCCAAAGCCGGCAAGCCAATGGTGCACAAACATAGCTTTGAAGATGCGGTGGAGGGAGCGCTTCAAAAGATTGCGGCCCTCGTCACCGACCGGGTGGATGGCAGCCAGATGCGTTGGTACACCGTTAAGCTTTTTGAGCGGGATGAGAAGGTGCTGGAACAGCTTCGGCTGGATGACGGTCTGAAGTCCCAGATCGAGAGCATCGTCAGCGAATGCGAGGGCGTTTTGGATGATGACAGCGAAAGCATCATCACCAACGAGCGGTACAATTACATCAGCGATGTGATTGGCAAATGTCTGAAGAAAAAGAACAAGGGCAACCTCACCGTATCGGACAAGATCGACCGAATTGTGACCAACCGCTGGCTGGCCCTGCCCATCTTTGCGGCGGTCATGTTCCTCGTCTACTACCTGGCCGTGACCACCGTGGGCTCCATGGGTACGGACTGGGTGAATGACGAACTGTTCACCAATATTATACCACCGGCGGTGGAAAACTGGCTGGTGTCCATCAACTGTGCGGAATGGCTCATGTCTTTGATCCTGGACGGCATCATCGGCGGTATCGGCGCCGTACTGGGCTTCCTGCCCCAGATGCTGGTGCTGTTCCTGCTGCTTGCCATCCTGGAGGACTGCGGGTACATGGCCCGTGTCGCCTTCATTATGGACCGTATCTTCCGTAAATTCGGTCTTTCCGGCAAGTCCTTCATCCCGATGCTCATAGGCACCGGCTGCGGTGTGCCTGCGGTCATGGCGTCAAGAACCATCGAGAACGAACGGGACCGCCGCATGACCATAACGACCACAACCTTCATTCCCTGCAGCGCCAAGCTTCCCATTATTGCCATGATCTCCGGCGCGCTGTTTGGCGGAGCCTGGTGGGTCGCACCTTCCGCTTACTTTGTAGGCATTGCCGCGATCATCGTCTCCGGCATCATTTTGAAGAAAACCAAGCGGTTTGCCGGTGACCCGGCGCCCTTCGTCATGGAGCTGCCCAGTTATCACGTGCCCGGTGTGAAGAGTGTGCTCATCCACATGTGGGACCGGGCAAAGAGCTTTGTGAAGAAGGCCGGTACCATCATCTTCCTGGCCTGCGGACTTATCTGGTTCCTGTCCAGCTTCAACTGGAGCATGGAAATGGTGGATACGACGGAATCCATGCTGGCGGACATCGGCAACGTGGTTGCGCCCATCTTCAAGCCCCTGGGCTTTGGCGACTGGCAGTCAAGCGTTGCCACCATCACCGGCCTTGTGGCCAAAGAAAACGTGGTGAGCACCTTTGGTATCCTGTATGGCTTTGCTGAGGTGGCTGAGGACGGCATGGAATTCTGGGCGAACCTTCAGGCGTCCTTCACGCCCATTGCGGCTTACGCCTTCCTGGTATTCAATCTGCTGTGCGCGCCCTGCTTTGCGGCCATCGGTGCCATCAAGCGGGAAATGGGCAGCGGCAAATGGACGCTGTTCGCTGTGGGGTATCAGACGATCTTCGCCTATGCCATTGCCCTTTGCGTCAATCAGCTGGGACTGCTCTTTACGGGCGGCGGCTTCACCTTCTGGTCGGTGATAGCGATCCTGGTCGTGGCGGCTATGCTGGTCCTTCTATTGAGACCCTATAAGGAATACACCCATGAACCGGCTGCAAATCAGCCTCTTGGAGGAATCTAA
- a CDS encoding FeoB-associated Cys-rich membrane protein has protein sequence MLSFLSENLGTIVVAAVLAGLAVLAVLSLRKDRRKSPCGMCGGGCSHCSRSCHSDH, from the coding sequence GTGTTAAGCTTTCTATCGGAGAATCTGGGAACGATTGTTGTGGCGGCTGTCCTGGCGGGCCTCGCGGTACTTGCGGTCCTCAGCTTGAGAAAGGACAGAAGAAAGAGCCCCTGCGGCATGTGCGGCGGCGGATGCTCCCACTGTTCCCGCTCCTGTCATTCAGATCATTAG
- a CDS encoding D-alanyl-D-alanine carboxypeptidase family protein, which translates to MERIEAMQPKRWISLWMVLLILVTFHSPILAEEASNPLPPPSLPSEVAAPASVNAESVLLINAETGQVLYEKNADQRMFPASTTKIMTALIAVERIADEEMLTAPANVADLEEGATSVNLQAGEVMSFKDLLYALLLPSANDAAIDIAAHISGSVPAFAELMNEKAASLGMTGTHYVNPHGLHDENHYTTARDLAILAQAACRNEKIMEVAGTYEYTLPADNLRAKPMVITNTNLLVSENPKEASYAYESATGMKTGYTGAAQATLVASAERDGTRLIAVILKDGKNNRFETAKALFEYGFSQYPAVDLGQLAAYNIGLVSVEKADWFDAMDGKVYFTVNANNASINLERSEAEALIAAGGAQLEVQYDRELTAPIREGEVLGTVKLSGVGGASMEGTLVAARAVNHETIVFPVLSVEYAGAFNWMIVLYVLLGLLLLLFLRMIQVAHRRRKRRKRQASRPAARGKTAARS; encoded by the coding sequence ATGGAAAGGATCGAAGCGATGCAGCCGAAACGATGGATCAGTCTTTGGATGGTTTTACTCATTCTTGTGACGTTTCACTCGCCCATTCTTGCCGAGGAGGCGTCAAATCCGCTCCCGCCGCCCAGCCTGCCCAGCGAGGTGGCTGCGCCGGCGTCGGTGAACGCAGAGAGCGTACTTTTAATCAATGCCGAAACGGGTCAGGTGCTCTATGAGAAAAACGCCGATCAGCGCATGTTCCCCGCCAGCACCACCAAGATCATGACCGCGCTCATTGCCGTGGAGCGTATTGCGGATGAGGAGATGCTCACCGCGCCGGCCAACGTGGCCGATCTCGAGGAGGGCGCCACGTCCGTCAATCTTCAGGCGGGCGAGGTGATGTCCTTCAAGGATCTGCTCTACGCACTCCTGCTCCCCTCAGCCAACGACGCGGCCATTGATATCGCCGCCCACATCTCGGGATCGGTGCCGGCCTTCGCCGAACTGATGAACGAGAAGGCGGCGTCCCTCGGCATGACGGGAACCCACTATGTCAATCCCCATGGACTTCATGACGAAAACCACTACACCACCGCCCGGGATCTGGCCATCCTGGCCCAGGCCGCCTGCCGGAACGAAAAGATCATGGAGGTCGCGGGCACCTACGAATACACGCTGCCAGCGGACAATCTTCGGGCCAAGCCCATGGTGATCACCAATACCAACCTTCTTGTCAGCGAGAACCCCAAGGAAGCCTCCTATGCCTACGAGAGCGCCACCGGTATGAAGACCGGCTATACGGGCGCCGCTCAGGCCACTCTGGTGGCCAGCGCCGAACGGGACGGTACCCGACTCATTGCGGTGATCCTGAAAGATGGCAAAAACAACCGTTTTGAAACGGCCAAGGCTCTTTTTGAATACGGTTTTTCCCAGTATCCGGCAGTGGATCTGGGACAGCTGGCCGCCTACAACATCGGGCTTGTCAGCGTGGAGAAGGCCGATTGGTTCGATGCGATGGACGGCAAGGTTTACTTCACCGTGAATGCGAACAACGCGTCCATCAATCTGGAGCGCAGCGAAGCCGAAGCTCTCATCGCGGCGGGCGGCGCTCAGCTTGAGGTGCAGTATGACCGGGAGCTCACCGCCCCCATCCGTGAGGGCGAGGTGCTGGGTACGGTAAAGCTCTCCGGTGTGGGCGGAGCCAGCATGGAGGGCACGCTGGTGGCTGCCCGGGCGGTCAACCATGAGACCATCGTCTTCCCCGTGCTTTCCGTGGAATACGCCGGCGCCTTTAATTGGATGATCGTCCTTTATGTGCTGCTGGGACTCCTGCTCCTGCTCTTCCTGCGCATGATCCAGGTAGCGCACCGCCGCAGGAAGCGCAGAAAGCGCCAGGCATCCCGTCCTGCAGCCCGGGGCAAAACCGCCGCCCGTTCCTAA
- a CDS encoding ComEA family DNA-binding protein, whose protein sequence is MKAYQKILFCLAAAALMTASAWGTILPRAASNEKVLQTPRPVQAKASAAADEWGPKLDLNSATREELLELPGIGEARADAILEYRAENGRFYGVEELLNITGIGEKSLEKLRGYVMVD, encoded by the coding sequence ATGAAAGCTTATCAAAAAATTTTGTTTTGCCTGGCTGCCGCAGCGCTTATGACAGCTTCCGCTTGGGGAACCATTCTGCCCCGGGCGGCGTCCAATGAAAAGGTGCTTCAAACTCCGCGGCCGGTCCAAGCGAAGGCATCCGCCGCGGCTGATGAATGGGGGCCAAAGCTGGATCTCAATTCGGCCACGCGGGAGGAACTATTGGAGCTGCCCGGCATTGGTGAGGCAAGGGCCGATGCGATCCTGGAATATCGTGCGGAAAACGGCAGGTTCTACGGTGTGGAGGAATTGCTCAACATCACGGGTATCGGGGAGAAATCGCTGGAAAAACTCCGCGGGTATGTGATGGTGGATTGA